A single window of Archangium gephyra DNA harbors:
- a CDS encoding AmpG family muropeptide MFS transporter, with the protein MSKPSIFQVLRSPRAWLLVALGFASGMPLLLVGGTLSAWMTNEGVNLKTIGIFTLVSSPYTFKFIWAPLMDRFALPFLGRRRGWMLLTQVGLMGAIAAMGFVNPKDDPFTMASLALLVSFLSASQDVVSDAWRTDTLSEAERGFGVATFVMGYRFGMIASGALALSLSQFIGWSQTYWIMASFMVVGVVATVLAREPQGQRPPRTLTEAAVVPFVDYFRRDGALLALLFLLLYKLGDAVAGGMTTPFFLKLGFSNLEVGTISKGVGMAATIVGALFGGALLARLGTRRSLFIFGALQALTNLTFLALALLGKNHLMLAVAICTDNVCGGMATTAFGAFTMSLCNKRFSATQFALLSALANFGGRMLTATSGFLAEGMGWAGFFGLTVVLALPALVLLKFLPEGIAAPVPEPEPAPAELNAVPSVAR; encoded by the coding sequence ATGTCTAAGCCCTCCATCTTCCAGGTCCTTCGCAGCCCGCGCGCCTGGCTCCTCGTGGCGCTCGGCTTCGCCTCCGGTATGCCCCTGCTCCTCGTGGGTGGCACCCTGTCCGCCTGGATGACCAACGAGGGCGTCAATCTCAAGACGATTGGCATCTTCACCCTCGTCTCCTCGCCCTACACCTTCAAGTTCATCTGGGCGCCGTTGATGGACCGCTTCGCCCTGCCCTTCCTGGGCCGGCGCCGCGGGTGGATGCTGCTCACGCAGGTGGGCCTCATGGGCGCCATCGCCGCCATGGGCTTCGTCAACCCCAAGGACGACCCCTTCACCATGGCGAGCCTCGCCCTGCTGGTGTCCTTCCTCTCCGCCAGCCAGGACGTCGTCTCCGACGCGTGGCGCACCGACACCCTCTCCGAGGCCGAGCGCGGCTTCGGCGTCGCCACCTTCGTCATGGGCTACCGCTTCGGCATGATCGCCTCCGGTGCCCTCGCCCTCAGCCTCTCGCAGTTCATCGGCTGGTCGCAGACGTATTGGATCATGGCCTCGTTCATGGTGGTGGGCGTGGTGGCCACGGTGCTCGCCCGCGAGCCCCAGGGCCAGCGTCCGCCGCGCACCCTCACCGAGGCCGCCGTCGTCCCCTTCGTCGACTACTTCCGCCGGGACGGCGCGCTGCTCGCCCTGCTCTTCCTGCTCCTCTACAAGCTGGGGGATGCCGTGGCCGGTGGCATGACCACGCCCTTCTTCCTCAAGCTGGGCTTCTCCAACCTGGAGGTGGGCACCATCAGCAAGGGCGTGGGCATGGCCGCCACCATCGTCGGCGCGCTCTTCGGTGGCGCGCTGCTCGCCAGGCTGGGCACGCGCCGCAGCCTCTTCATCTTCGGTGCGCTCCAGGCCCTCACCAACCTGACCTTCCTGGCGCTCGCGCTGCTGGGCAAGAACCACCTCATGCTGGCGGTCGCCATCTGCACGGACAACGTGTGCGGAGGCATGGCCACCACGGCCTTCGGCGCCTTCACCATGTCGCTGTGCAACAAGCGCTTCAGCGCCACGCAGTTCGCGCTGCTGTCGGCGCTGGCCAACTTCGGCGGCCGCATGCTCACCGCCACCTCCGGCTTCCTCGCCGAGGGCATGGGCTGGGCGGGCTTCTTCGGCCTCACCGTGGTGCTCGCCCTGCCGGCGCTCGTGCTCCTCAAGTTCCTCCCCGAGGGCATCGCCGCCCCCGTGCCGGAGCCGGAGCCCGCGCCCGCCGAGTTAAACGCCGTCCCCTCCGTGGCTCGCTGA
- a CDS encoding LysR family transcriptional regulator: protein MGASLDDLVAMTVFARVVEAHSFSGAAARLGLSKSAVSTRVAALERRLGVRLLHRTTRSLSVTPEGAQLYERCAHLLSVADEASDLLGNVGTIPEGTVRVVAPVGLSLHPLPSLLEKFAGRYPRVQVELSVSDRRVDPLTEGVDVALRLFPPPQERSLIERRLGTEKRLVCGSPAYFARRAPPDTPHELASHNCLRLKDSKWDFRLEGRTTVVPVSGTLVVDDIAVLREAALEGLGLARLPRSLVDADVREGRLLSVLDAYAAEPLVISLVYPQRKHMPQRVRVFIDFMTEHFRKVFRGG, encoded by the coding sequence GTGGGCGCCTCCCTCGATGACCTCGTGGCCATGACGGTGTTCGCCCGCGTGGTGGAGGCCCACTCCTTCTCGGGGGCCGCGGCCCGGCTCGGCCTGTCCAAGTCAGCGGTGAGCACCCGCGTGGCCGCGCTCGAGCGCCGGCTCGGGGTGAGGCTGCTGCACCGCACCACGCGCAGCCTCTCCGTCACCCCCGAGGGCGCCCAGCTCTACGAGCGCTGCGCGCACCTGCTCTCGGTGGCGGACGAGGCCTCGGACCTGCTCGGCAACGTGGGCACCATCCCCGAGGGCACCGTGCGCGTCGTCGCGCCGGTGGGCCTCTCCCTGCACCCGCTGCCCTCGCTGCTGGAGAAGTTCGCCGGGCGCTACCCGCGCGTCCAGGTGGAGCTGTCCGTGTCGGACCGGCGGGTGGACCCGCTCACCGAGGGCGTCGACGTCGCGCTGCGGCTCTTCCCGCCGCCCCAGGAGCGCTCCCTCATCGAGCGCCGGCTCGGCACGGAGAAGCGGCTCGTCTGCGGCTCGCCGGCCTACTTCGCCCGGCGTGCGCCACCGGACACGCCGCACGAGCTGGCCTCGCACAACTGCCTGCGCCTGAAGGACAGCAAGTGGGACTTCCGGCTGGAGGGCCGGACCACCGTCGTTCCCGTGTCGGGCACGCTCGTGGTGGATGACATCGCCGTGCTGCGCGAGGCGGCGCTCGAGGGCCTGGGACTCGCGCGGCTGCCGCGCTCGCTCGTCGACGCGGACGTGCGGGAGGGGCGGCTGCTCTCGGTGCTCGACGCGTACGCGGCCGAGCCCCTCGTCATCTCCCTCGTCTACCCGCAGCGCAAACACATGCCCCAGCGGGTGCGCGTATTCATCGACTTCATGACCGAGCACTTCCGCAAGGTGTTCCGCGGCGGGTGA
- a CDS encoding multidrug effflux MFS transporter — MSSPTSPKRRALLLFVLGTLTAFGPLSIDMYLPSMPSIQEDLGTSASLVQLTLAAFMAGLGIGQFVYGPLSDRFGRRRPLLVGIVLYILASAVCAFAPNVHWLIALRFLQALGGASGAVISRAIVRDLYSGREIARVLSLLMLIMGAAPILAPLLGSQVLGFAGWRAIFGVLTVLGGVALVLALVAIPRVPAHARPSAAASLGTNLRVLFTDRRFLTATLAGGFAQSGLFAYISGAPFVLMEVLHVTPERFAGLFATNAMGFICASQLNRRLLARRSPERIAVSGSLFMLLMGAALLVLAVSGLGRVYTLAPALFLFIASIGFVTPNAAALALEEHGPRAGVASAVLGSLQFAVSAAASAAVGLFNDGGMLPMAAVMAVCAGGACLMALGVPAKKQDEAQDAAAAAA, encoded by the coding sequence ATGAGTTCCCCCACGTCTCCCAAGCGGCGTGCCCTGCTGCTGTTCGTCCTGGGCACCCTGACGGCCTTCGGCCCGCTGTCCATCGACATGTACCTGCCGAGCATGCCCTCCATCCAGGAGGACCTGGGGACGTCCGCTTCCCTGGTGCAGCTCACCCTGGCGGCGTTCATGGCGGGACTGGGCATTGGCCAGTTCGTCTACGGCCCGCTCTCGGACCGGTTCGGCCGCCGGCGTCCGCTGCTCGTGGGCATCGTGCTCTACATCCTCGCGTCCGCTGTCTGTGCGTTCGCTCCCAACGTGCACTGGCTCATCGCGCTGCGCTTCCTCCAGGCGCTGGGCGGGGCCTCCGGCGCCGTCATCTCGCGCGCCATCGTCCGAGACCTCTACAGCGGCCGGGAGATCGCCCGCGTGCTCTCCCTGCTCATGCTCATCATGGGCGCGGCCCCCATCCTCGCCCCGCTCCTGGGCAGCCAGGTGCTCGGCTTCGCGGGCTGGCGGGCCATCTTCGGGGTGCTCACCGTGCTCGGCGGCGTGGCCCTGGTGCTCGCGCTGGTGGCCATTCCCCGCGTGCCGGCCCACGCCCGTCCCAGCGCCGCCGCTTCGCTCGGGACGAACCTGCGCGTCCTCTTCACCGACCGGCGCTTCCTCACCGCCACGCTCGCGGGTGGCTTCGCGCAGTCCGGCCTGTTCGCCTACATCTCCGGCGCGCCCTTCGTGCTCATGGAGGTGCTCCACGTCACGCCGGAGCGCTTCGCCGGGCTCTTCGCCACCAATGCCATGGGCTTCATCTGCGCCAGCCAGCTCAACCGGCGGCTCCTGGCCCGCCGCTCGCCCGAGCGCATCGCCGTCTCGGGGTCGCTCTTCATGCTCCTCATGGGCGCCGCCCTCCTGGTGCTGGCCGTGAGCGGGCTCGGACGCGTCTACACGCTCGCCCCCGCCCTGTTCCTGTTCATCGCCAGCATCGGCTTCGTCACGCCCAATGCCGCCGCGCTGGCGCTCGAGGAGCATGGCCCGCGCGCCGGTGTGGCCTCCGCGGTGCTCGGCTCGCTGCAGTTCGCCGTGTCCGCCGCGGCCTCGGCGGCCGTGGGGCTCTTCAACGACGGCGGCATGCTGCCCATGGCGGCCGTGATGGCCGTGTGCGCGGGCGGCGCGTGCCTCATGGCCCTGGGCGTGCCCGCGAAGAAGCAGGACGAGGCCCAGGACGCCGCCGCCGCCGCGGCCTGA
- a CDS encoding sensor histidine kinase: MAIQETWRRHPEHESRGHGEELERRVRQLEAELRQSQERLESRERQMELLTRAAKDLNSGLQDLDVIRRLVWTAIELVDAAEGVWGRVVDGRMVIMESLWREGRDIEPRHVVFEPGEGVPGHVLVTGEPYISNDASQDEHVLQWLREERGFYNLIDLPIFDRSGVMVGCFELHDKRDHQPFTQEDLLLLESLRALAGVALENVRLQDTVQAERRSLTQSENKFRRLFESNLIGIVFGDTQGGLHDVNEYYARLLGLSREDVLAGKVRWDLLTPPEDLEKDRAAAKEMLESPHGVCTPYEKRYILPDGRVVWVLLGCAFIDESRSRNVAFVLDISQGKESEELFARFLNSEQLAREEAETTLAQLRLERELREQFVSSLSHDLRTPLTAAKMSAQLIPRQPNLPDKVYSLAARVRQNIDRADQMITDLLDANRIRAGQGLPIEVSACELRQVVADTLEELSSVHGERFHLMGEEQVEGSWDARALRRLLENLCGNAIKYGDATRQVTVNLEREGDEVRLAVHNWGNPIPATEQQKLFEYFARAKSAEASGKKGWGIGLTLVKGVAEAHGGSVRVESTAEKGTTFRVCLPRMTKPRG; encoded by the coding sequence ATGGCCATCCAGGAGACATGGAGGAGACATCCCGAGCACGAGTCGCGAGGCCATGGGGAGGAGCTCGAGCGCCGTGTCCGGCAACTGGAGGCCGAGCTCCGGCAGTCCCAGGAGCGGCTCGAGAGCCGGGAGCGGCAGATGGAGCTGCTGACGCGCGCCGCCAAGGACCTCAACTCGGGCCTCCAGGACCTGGATGTCATCCGGCGGCTCGTCTGGACGGCCATCGAGCTGGTGGATGCGGCCGAGGGCGTCTGGGGACGGGTGGTGGATGGCCGCATGGTCATCATGGAGTCGCTGTGGCGGGAGGGGCGGGACATCGAACCGCGCCACGTCGTCTTCGAGCCGGGGGAGGGCGTTCCCGGCCACGTGCTGGTCACCGGCGAGCCCTACATCTCCAACGACGCGTCCCAGGATGAGCATGTCCTGCAGTGGCTCCGCGAGGAGCGGGGCTTCTACAACCTGATCGATCTGCCCATCTTCGACCGCTCCGGGGTGATGGTGGGGTGCTTCGAGCTCCACGACAAGCGGGACCACCAGCCCTTCACCCAGGAGGACCTGTTGCTGCTGGAGTCGCTGCGGGCGCTGGCCGGGGTGGCGCTGGAGAACGTCCGCCTCCAGGACACGGTCCAGGCCGAGCGCAGGAGTCTCACGCAGAGCGAGAACAAGTTCCGGCGGCTCTTCGAGTCCAACCTGATTGGCATCGTCTTCGGCGACACCCAGGGCGGTCTCCACGACGTGAACGAGTACTACGCCCGGTTGCTCGGCCTGTCGCGCGAGGACGTGCTCGCGGGCAAGGTCCGGTGGGATCTCCTCACGCCGCCGGAGGACCTGGAGAAGGACCGGGCCGCGGCGAAGGAGATGCTCGAGTCCCCCCATGGGGTGTGCACGCCCTACGAGAAGCGCTACATCCTCCCGGACGGCCGCGTCGTCTGGGTGCTCCTGGGGTGTGCCTTCATCGACGAGAGCCGCTCCAGGAACGTCGCGTTCGTGCTCGACATCAGCCAGGGCAAGGAGTCCGAGGAGCTGTTCGCGCGCTTCCTCAACAGCGAGCAGCTGGCCCGGGAAGAGGCGGAGACCACCCTGGCGCAGCTGCGGCTGGAGCGGGAGTTGCGCGAGCAGTTCGTGTCCTCGCTCAGCCATGATCTGCGCACGCCCCTGACGGCGGCGAAGATGAGCGCCCAGCTCATTCCGCGCCAGCCGAACCTGCCCGACAAGGTCTACTCGCTCGCGGCCCGGGTGCGGCAGAACATCGACCGCGCGGACCAGATGATCACCGACCTGCTGGACGCCAACCGCATCCGCGCGGGCCAGGGGCTGCCCATCGAGGTGTCCGCCTGCGAGCTGCGGCAGGTGGTGGCCGACACGTTGGAGGAGCTCTCGAGCGTCCATGGGGAGCGCTTCCACCTCATGGGCGAGGAGCAGGTGGAAGGCAGCTGGGATGCGCGGGCCCTGCGCAGGCTCCTCGAGAACCTGTGTGGCAATGCCATCAAGTACGGCGATGCCACGCGGCAGGTGACCGTGAACCTGGAGCGGGAGGGCGACGAGGTGAGGCTCGCCGTCCACAACTGGGGCAACCCCATCCCCGCCACGGAGCAGCAGAAGCTCTTCGAGTACTTCGCCCGTGCGAAGAGCGCGGAGGCCAGTGGAAAGAAGGGCTGGGGAATCGGGCTGACCCTGGTGAAGGGCGTCGCCGAGGCGCATGGGGGCAGCGTCCGCGTGGAGAGCACCGCGGAGAAGGGCACCACCTTCCGCGTGTGTCTGCCCCGGATGACGAAGCCTCGCGGGTGA
- a CDS encoding M15 family metallopeptidase, translated as MKLHSNRALPLVLTLVLAGRAGAEAPTSAPVAPVADTPPRALACLAKWYPVEPVKLDGAWHVKLAGTTHPWDDGRTKSFEEKLESPDLEDTFSLPYAPGPIQPVTRENEDPGRIRFDPLFHAAYGATEAQVDVVDIGFLGQKLKVHRKAAPAFERVAKRLDAEVKKAPALRPYLKNLGGTFVWRKIANTHRQSAHSYGVSIDVNVQRSHYWEWAKPKQPVRWANQIPQVIVDAFEAEGFIWGGRWYHYDTMHFEYRPELLDSSCR; from the coding sequence ATGAAACTCCATTCGAACCGTGCCCTGCCCCTCGTGCTCACGCTCGTGCTCGCCGGCCGTGCGGGGGCCGAGGCGCCCACGTCCGCTCCCGTTGCTCCCGTGGCCGACACCCCCCCGCGCGCCCTGGCGTGCCTGGCGAAGTGGTACCCGGTGGAGCCGGTGAAGCTGGACGGCGCCTGGCACGTGAAGCTGGCGGGCACCACGCACCCCTGGGACGACGGCAGGACGAAGTCCTTCGAGGAGAAGCTCGAGTCCCCGGACCTGGAGGACACGTTCTCCCTTCCCTACGCCCCTGGCCCCATCCAGCCGGTGACGCGCGAGAACGAGGACCCGGGACGCATCCGCTTCGACCCGCTCTTCCACGCGGCCTACGGCGCCACCGAGGCCCAGGTGGACGTGGTGGACATCGGCTTCCTGGGGCAGAAGCTGAAGGTGCACCGCAAGGCGGCCCCGGCCTTCGAGCGCGTGGCGAAGCGGCTCGACGCGGAGGTGAAGAAGGCGCCCGCCCTGCGGCCCTACTTGAAGAACCTGGGCGGCACCTTCGTGTGGCGGAAGATCGCCAACACGCACCGCCAGAGCGCGCACTCGTACGGGGTGTCCATCGACGTGAACGTGCAGCGCTCGCACTACTGGGAGTGGGCGAAGCCGAAGCAGCCCGTGCGCTGGGCCAACCAGATTCCCCAGGTCATCGTGGACGCCTTCGAGGCCGAGGGCTTCATCTGGGGTGGGCGCTGGTATCACTACGACACGATGCACTTCGAATACCGGCCGGAGTTGTTGGATTCGTCATGCAGGTGA
- a CDS encoding CapA family protein, with product MLGLLLLCLGGAPVTVSAAGDLHLGSASTEAHLAPLSKLLQGDVRFVNLETPITKYGAESGMAAGGTPTGPLRFNAPPAVVKWLKGRVNAVSLANNHALDQGELGRTETSALLREQGIQAATPTTDAELKPRGRRIRLLARDLPESWSSEDASTLVAQVREARERGPVLVSLHWGRTGALLPTEEQRELAEKLIDAGATAVLGHGPHTPQGIQRHGRGVIAYSLGNLAFACGCTDERDAYVLRFRIDDAGAAVDVEAVPLQAGLREPPRLAGDPGVAQLIQSLSEDLGSDARIDGGRILIR from the coding sequence ATGCTCGGCCTGCTCCTGCTGTGTCTGGGCGGCGCACCCGTGACGGTCTCCGCCGCGGGAGATCTGCACCTGGGCAGTGCCTCCACCGAGGCCCACCTGGCGCCGCTCTCCAAGCTGCTCCAGGGCGACGTGCGCTTCGTGAACCTCGAGACGCCCATCACGAAGTACGGCGCCGAGTCCGGAATGGCCGCGGGCGGCACGCCCACGGGCCCGCTGCGCTTCAACGCGCCCCCGGCGGTGGTGAAGTGGCTCAAGGGCCGGGTGAACGCCGTCTCGCTGGCCAACAACCACGCGCTGGACCAGGGCGAGCTGGGGCGCACCGAGACGTCCGCGCTCCTGCGGGAGCAGGGCATCCAGGCGGCCACGCCCACCACGGACGCGGAGCTGAAGCCCCGGGGCCGGCGCATCCGCCTGCTCGCGCGAGACCTGCCCGAGTCCTGGTCCTCCGAGGACGCGTCCACGCTGGTTGCCCAGGTGCGCGAGGCGCGCGAGCGGGGCCCGGTGCTGGTGTCGCTGCACTGGGGCCGCACGGGGGCGCTGCTGCCCACGGAGGAGCAGCGCGAGCTGGCCGAGAAGCTCATCGACGCGGGGGCCACGGCGGTGCTGGGACATGGTCCGCACACCCCGCAGGGCATCCAACGCCACGGGCGCGGCGTCATCGCGTACTCGCTGGGCAACCTGGCCTTCGCCTGCGGCTGCACGGACGAGCGCGACGCCTACGTGCTGCGCTTCCGCATCGACGACGCGGGGGCCGCCGTGGACGTGGAGGCCGTGCCGCTCCAGGCCGGGCTGCGCGAGCCTCCCCGGCTCGCCGGAGACCCGGGCGTGGCCCAGCTCATCCAGAGCCTCTCCGAGGACCTCGGCAGCGACGCTCGCATCGACGGCGGCCGCATCCTCATCCGCTGA
- a CDS encoding LVIVD repeat-containing protein — protein MPDGVRVCTGAAHPPYYPHDVFAVGDRLYVNYSEQGYDIVDVSNPSDLRTLGNFSHRGPQYSHHNAVGTFAGRTIAFMGGEGPGEHLRVLDITDPAHIVKIGEFQLRAPISIHNMLLVGKKLYLSWYQEGVRVLDVSNPTRPTQVAYYNTFRESDPGRGDYYDGAIGIRVPGDGYLYVVDTSRGLMLLREP, from the coding sequence TTGCCGGATGGAGTCCGGGTTTGCACCGGCGCGGCCCACCCGCCGTACTACCCGCACGACGTGTTCGCCGTGGGGGACCGGCTCTACGTCAACTACTCCGAGCAGGGCTACGACATCGTCGACGTGAGCAACCCGAGCGACCTGCGCACGCTCGGCAACTTCAGCCATCGCGGGCCGCAGTACAGCCATCACAACGCGGTGGGCACCTTCGCGGGCCGCACCATCGCCTTCATGGGAGGCGAGGGCCCCGGCGAGCACCTGCGCGTGCTCGACATCACGGACCCCGCGCACATCGTGAAGATCGGCGAGTTCCAGCTCCGGGCCCCCATCTCCATCCACAACATGCTGCTGGTGGGAAAGAAGCTCTACCTGTCCTGGTACCAGGAGGGCGTGCGCGTGCTGGACGTCTCCAACCCCACCCGGCCCACCCAGGTGGCGTACTACAACACCTTCCGCGAGAGCGACCCGGGCCGGGGTGACTACTACGACGGAGCCATTGGCATCCGCGTCCCCGGTGATGGCTACCTCTACGTGGTGGACACCTCGCGCGGGCTGATGCTGCTGCGCGAGCCGTGA
- a CDS encoding pentapeptide repeat-containing protein: protein MRHPMRLGRLLPLILLLGSPTGCLSEREKTVRRLLETRECEGCDLTDASLEGADLEGARLKGARLSGAKLARASLRNADLTAAGLEGADARQADLRGARLDDTRLWNTEFQGANLEGVDLRNAVTRESANFEGANLRGINLEGSGLTGPDGHYRRSKKANFYHVPSGGALLMRADLTGAKLRAATLANCNFEGAILRGADLRNANLELSNLEGADLTEARLSGATWTDYSTCAKGSVGRCVPTRAR, encoded by the coding sequence ATGCGACACCCGATGCGCCTCGGCCGGCTCCTCCCCCTCATCCTCCTGCTGGGGAGCCCTACCGGGTGCCTCAGCGAGCGCGAGAAGACCGTCCGGCGTCTGCTGGAGACGCGCGAGTGCGAGGGATGCGATCTCACGGACGCCTCGCTGGAGGGAGCGGACCTCGAGGGCGCTCGCCTCAAGGGGGCACGACTGTCGGGCGCGAAGCTGGCTCGCGCGAGCCTACGCAATGCCGACCTCACAGCCGCCGGGCTGGAGGGGGCGGATGCGCGGCAAGCGGACCTGCGCGGGGCTCGGCTCGACGATACCCGGTTGTGGAACACGGAGTTCCAGGGAGCCAACCTGGAAGGGGTGGATCTGCGCAACGCCGTCACCCGCGAGTCCGCCAACTTCGAGGGTGCCAACCTGCGCGGCATCAACCTCGAGGGGAGCGGCCTGACTGGACCGGACGGGCACTACCGCCGCTCGAAGAAGGCGAATTTCTACCACGTGCCCAGTGGAGGCGCGCTCCTGATGCGCGCGGATCTCACGGGAGCGAAGCTGCGCGCCGCCACGCTGGCCAATTGCAACTTCGAGGGAGCCATCCTTCGAGGCGCCGATCTGCGCAACGCCAACCTGGAATTGTCCAACCTGGAAGGGGCGGACCTCACGGAGGCGCGGCTGTCGGGCGCCACCTGGACCGACTACAGCACGTGTGCGAAGGGCTCCGTGGGGCGGTGCGTTCCCACCCGCGCCCGATGA
- a CDS encoding pentapeptide repeat-containing protein, translated as MRHPMRLGRLLPLVLLLGPPLSGCLSEREKTVRRLLETRECEGCDLTDASLEGADLEGARLKGATLMKAKLARARLRNADLTDAGLEGADARQADLRGARLDHTRLAGTQFQGANLEGVDLREVVTAESANFEGANLRGINLEESGLYGPDGPYRRSKKRYLYDVPAGGALLMRADLTGANLRYAVLALCNLEGAILRGADLRDANLESANLEGVDLTDARLSGATWTDYSKCAKGSVGQCTPIRPR; from the coding sequence ATGCGACACCCGATGCGTCTCGGCCGGCTCCTCCCCCTCGTCCTCCTGTTGGGCCCCCCTCTCTCCGGGTGCCTCAGCGAGCGCGAGAAGACCGTCCGGCGTCTGCTGGAGACGCGCGAGTGCGAGGGGTGCGATCTGACGGACGCTTCGCTGGAGGGAGCGGACCTCGAGGGCGCCCGCCTTAAGGGGGCGACGCTGATGAAAGCGAAGCTGGCGCGCGCGCGCCTGCGCAACGCCGATCTCACCGACGCGGGGCTGGAGGGGGCGGATGCGCGACAGGCGGACCTGCGCGGGGCCCGGCTCGACCACACCCGATTGGCGGGCACGCAGTTCCAGGGCGCCAACCTGGAGGGAGTGGATTTGCGCGAAGTCGTCACCGCAGAGTCCGCCAACTTCGAGGGGGCCAACCTGCGCGGCATCAACCTCGAGGAGTCCGGCCTGTACGGACCGGATGGACCCTACCGCCGTTCCAAGAAGAGGTATCTCTACGACGTCCCTGCCGGAGGCGCGCTCCTCATGCGCGCGGACCTCACGGGAGCGAACCTCCGTTACGCGGTCCTGGCGCTGTGCAACCTCGAGGGAGCCATCCTCCGAGGCGCCGATCTGCGCGACGCCAATCTGGAATCGGCCAACCTGGAAGGGGTGGACCTGACGGATGCACGGCTGTCGGGCGCTACCTGGACCGACTACAGCAAGTGTGCAAAGGGCTCCGTGGGGCAGTGCACTCCCATCCGTCCCCGTTGA
- a CDS encoding nuclear transport factor 2 family protein — protein sequence MTTLTLLCLTLLTATPETATPATPTAAVNAVLDDWHKAAAQADEARYFGHFTSDAVFLGTDATERWTREEFRAWARPYFSKGKAWSFTSVSRHVSFSKDGAVAWFDEALSTPNMGPARGSGVLVKDGSAWKIAQYNLSIPIPNALMDDFKQRIEAHEKKRTEKKGK from the coding sequence ATGACCACCCTGACCCTGCTCTGCCTCACCCTGCTGACCGCCACGCCCGAGACGGCAACGCCCGCCACGCCCACGGCCGCCGTGAACGCCGTGCTCGACGACTGGCACAAGGCCGCCGCCCAGGCGGACGAGGCCCGCTACTTCGGCCACTTCACGTCCGACGCCGTCTTCCTCGGCACGGACGCCACCGAGCGCTGGACGCGCGAGGAGTTCCGCGCCTGGGCCAGGCCCTACTTCTCCAAGGGCAAGGCCTGGAGCTTCACCAGCGTGTCGCGCCACGTGAGCTTCTCGAAGGACGGCGCGGTGGCCTGGTTCGACGAGGCGCTCTCCACACCCAACATGGGCCCGGCGCGCGGCTCGGGCGTGCTCGTGAAGGACGGGAGCGCCTGGAAGATCGCCCAGTACAACCTCTCGATTCCCATCCCCAATGCCCTGATGGACGACTTCAAGCAGCGCATCGAGGCGCACGAGAAGAAGCGCACGGAGAAGAAGGGCAAGTAG
- a CDS encoding NYN domain-containing protein, giving the protein MARTREGFLENNQHRIALFLDFENLVTNTGFTSGNFDLQPAMDRLLERGKVVFRRAYCDWSRFKDAKGNLHEFGVELIDVPPSTRSGKNGADMRLVIDALELCYAREHIDTFAIASGDSDFCPLAYKLRENGKQLIGLAVKEATSPLFVKACDEFIYLRPRTRAEKDKEKEKRAHEHEEGGKGRGGKHGKGHGERQGKEQAHGPKGKAEGSKTEVPESVVEVVQRLLARTTGTLNPSLIKEALVRKEPDFDERDHGFSSFTKLLSALEHEGVLKRVQQGRQWYVVAPDAAPLEPTPESKGRGRAARPPVEEEDEEEVYPDPVDDF; this is encoded by the coding sequence ATGGCACGCACCCGGGAGGGCTTTTTGGAAAACAATCAGCACCGCATCGCGCTGTTCCTCGACTTCGAGAACCTGGTGACGAACACCGGGTTCACCTCTGGCAACTTCGACCTGCAGCCGGCGATGGACCGCCTGCTGGAGCGGGGCAAGGTGGTGTTCCGCCGCGCCTACTGCGACTGGTCGCGCTTCAAGGACGCCAAGGGCAACCTGCACGAGTTCGGTGTCGAGCTCATCGACGTGCCGCCCTCGACGCGCTCGGGGAAGAACGGGGCGGACATGCGCCTGGTCATCGACGCGCTGGAGCTGTGCTACGCGCGCGAGCACATCGACACCTTCGCCATCGCCTCGGGAGACAGCGACTTCTGCCCGCTGGCGTACAAGCTGCGCGAGAACGGTAAGCAGCTCATCGGCCTCGCGGTGAAGGAGGCGACGAGCCCCCTCTTCGTGAAGGCGTGTGACGAGTTCATCTACCTGCGGCCGCGCACCCGGGCGGAGAAGGACAAGGAGAAGGAGAAGCGCGCCCACGAGCACGAGGAGGGCGGGAAGGGCCGCGGCGGCAAGCACGGCAAGGGGCACGGGGAGCGCCAGGGGAAGGAGCAGGCGCACGGGCCCAAGGGGAAGGCCGAGGGCTCGAAGACAGAGGTGCCCGAGAGCGTGGTGGAGGTGGTGCAGCGCCTGCTGGCGAGGACGACGGGGACGCTCAATCCGTCGCTCATCAAGGAAGCCCTGGTGCGCAAGGAGCCGGACTTCGACGAGCGCGACCACGGCTTCTCCTCGTTCACCAAGCTGCTGTCGGCGCTGGAGCACGAGGGCGTGCTCAAGCGGGTGCAGCAGGGCCGGCAGTGGTACGTGGTGGCGCCGGACGCGGCGCCGCTGGAGCCCACGCCCGAGTCCAAGGGCCGGGGCCGGGCCGCGCGTCCTCCCGTGGAGGAGGAGGACGAGGAGGAGGTCTACCCGGATCCCGTGGACGACTTCTGA